From Panicum hallii strain FIL2 chromosome 2, PHallii_v3.1, whole genome shotgun sequence, a single genomic window includes:
- the LOC112880155 gene encoding chitin-inducible gibberellin-responsive protein 1 isoform X2 codes for MNKNNLPNTPWPGSPLKSEFSNSPYTPLSAQLECDNLSAISNTPDNQSSTETISAQPISPLEVDSSYRQAGILRENTQVRPDPLYATSRHNMQHALREIETVLMAPDADDAANNTKHEFEEHKPTQLMRQRSRTWSHESRQPSPGVVRTQFGSGYPTASYEFRPEKRQRELREDPQNMVKQLLTKCAEALSEERIDEFLKLVQQARGVVSITGEPIQRLGAYLLEGLVARHGNSGTNIYRALKCREPESNELLSYMKILYNICPYFKFGYMAANGAIAEALRNEDKIHIIDFQIAQGTQWITLIQALAARPGGPPHVRITGIDDPVSEYARGEGLDLVGKMLKSMSEEFRIPLEFTPLPGVYATHVTKEILDIRPGEALAVNFTLQLHHTPDESVDVNNPRDGLLRMVKGLSPKVTTLVEQESHTNTTPFLMRFSETMDYYSAMFESIDANLPRDRKERINVEQHCLAKDIVNIIACEGKDRVERHELLGKWKSRLTMAGFKPYPLSSYVNSVIRKLLACYSDKYTLEEKDGAMLLGWKNRKLISASAWH; via the coding sequence CTGAAGTCTGAGTTCAGCAACTCCCCGTACACTCCTCTTTCAGCCCAGCTTGAGTGTGACAATTTGTCTGCTATTAGCAACACTCCAGATAATCAGAGCTCCACAGAAACCATTTCAGCACAACCAATATCACCGCTGGAAGTTGACAGTTCATACAGACAGGCAGGCATCCTTCGAGAAAACACCCAAGTGAGACCTGATCCATTGTACGCAACATCAAGGCATAATATGCAACACGCTTTGCGGGAAATAGAGACTGTTCTGATGGCACCTGATGCTGATGATGCAGCCAATAACACCAAGCATGAGTTTGAGGAACACAAACCTACTCAGCTGATGAGGCAGCGGTCAAGGACATGGAGTCATGAATCAAGACAGCCATCACCAGGAGTTGTCCGCACACAATTTGGATCTGGATACCCCACGGCAAGCTATGAATTCCGCCCAGAAAAGCGGCAAAGGGAGTTAAGGGAGGATCCGCAGAACATGGTGAAGCAGCTACTAACCAAATGTGCTGAAGCATTAAGTGAGGAGAGGATAGATGAGTTCCTTAAGCTTGTTCAGCAAGCTCGTGGAGTTGTATCAATTACTGGGGAGCCAATCCAGCGGTTAGGTGCTTACCTTCTTGAGGGTTTGGTTGCTAGACATGGAAACTCGGGTACGAACATATATCGTGCTTTGAAGTGCCGTGAGCCGGAGAGTAATGAACTTTTGTCCTACATGAAGATTTTATACAATATCTGCCCGTACTTCAAGTTTGGCTATATGGCTGCTAATGGGGCAATTGCAGAAGCATTGAGAAATGAGGACAAAATCCATATAATTGATTTCCAGATTGCTCAAGGGACACAATGGATAACACTAATCCAAGCGCTAGCTGCAAGGCCTGGGGGTCCACCACATGTGCGGATCACTGGAATAGATGATCCAGTGTCAGAGTACGCGCGTGGTGAAGGTCTGGACCTTGTAGGGAAGATGTTGAAGAGCATGTCCGAAGAATTCAGGATACCATTGGAGTTTACCCCTCTACCTGGTGTCTATGCCACCCACGTCACAAAAGAAATTCTAGACATCAGGCCAGGCGAAGCACTCGCTGTCAACTTCACTCTGCAGCTACACCACACACCAGATGAGAGCGTGGACGTCAACAACCCACGGGACGGGCTACTCCGGATGGTGAAAGGGCTGTCCCCGAAGGTGACCACGCTGGTGGAGCAGGAGTCGCACACCAACACGACACCATTCCTGATGAGGTTCAGCGAGACTATGGACTACTACTCGGCCATGTTCGAGTCAATCGACGCGAACCTGCCCCGGGACAGGAAGGAGCGGATAAACGTGGAGCAGCACTGCCTTGCCAAGGACATTGTGAACATCATCGCCTGTGAGGGGAAGGACCGGGTGGAGCGGCATGAGCTCCTGGGCAAGTGGAAGTCGAGGCTGACCATGGCTGGGTTCAAGCCGTACCCGCTAAGCTCATACGTGAACTCTGTGATCAGGAAGCTCCTCGCGTGCTA
- the LOC112880155 gene encoding chitin-inducible gibberellin-responsive protein 1 isoform X3, with translation MQHALREIETVLMAPDADDAANNTKHEFEEHKPTQLMRQRSRTWSHESRQPSPGVVRTQFGSGYPTASYEFRPEKRQRELREDPQNMVKQLLTKCAEALSEERIDEFLKLVQQARGVVSITGEPIQRLGAYLLEGLVARHGNSGTNIYRALKCREPESNELLSYMKILYNICPYFKFGYMAANGAIAEALRNEDKIHIIDFQIAQGTQWITLIQALAARPGGPPHVRITGIDDPVSEYARGEGLDLVGKMLKSMSEEFRIPLEFTPLPGVYATHVTKEILDIRPGEALAVNFTLQLHHTPDESVDVNNPRDGLLRMVKGLSPKVTTLVEQESHTNTTPFLMRFSETMDYYSAMFESIDANLPRDRKERINVEQHCLAKDIVNIIACEGKDRVERHELLGKWKSRLTMAGFKPYPLSSYVNSVIRKLLACYSDKYTLEEKDGAMLLGWKNRKLISASAWH, from the coding sequence ATGCAACACGCTTTGCGGGAAATAGAGACTGTTCTGATGGCACCTGATGCTGATGATGCAGCCAATAACACCAAGCATGAGTTTGAGGAACACAAACCTACTCAGCTGATGAGGCAGCGGTCAAGGACATGGAGTCATGAATCAAGACAGCCATCACCAGGAGTTGTCCGCACACAATTTGGATCTGGATACCCCACGGCAAGCTATGAATTCCGCCCAGAAAAGCGGCAAAGGGAGTTAAGGGAGGATCCGCAGAACATGGTGAAGCAGCTACTAACCAAATGTGCTGAAGCATTAAGTGAGGAGAGGATAGATGAGTTCCTTAAGCTTGTTCAGCAAGCTCGTGGAGTTGTATCAATTACTGGGGAGCCAATCCAGCGGTTAGGTGCTTACCTTCTTGAGGGTTTGGTTGCTAGACATGGAAACTCGGGTACGAACATATATCGTGCTTTGAAGTGCCGTGAGCCGGAGAGTAATGAACTTTTGTCCTACATGAAGATTTTATACAATATCTGCCCGTACTTCAAGTTTGGCTATATGGCTGCTAATGGGGCAATTGCAGAAGCATTGAGAAATGAGGACAAAATCCATATAATTGATTTCCAGATTGCTCAAGGGACACAATGGATAACACTAATCCAAGCGCTAGCTGCAAGGCCTGGGGGTCCACCACATGTGCGGATCACTGGAATAGATGATCCAGTGTCAGAGTACGCGCGTGGTGAAGGTCTGGACCTTGTAGGGAAGATGTTGAAGAGCATGTCCGAAGAATTCAGGATACCATTGGAGTTTACCCCTCTACCTGGTGTCTATGCCACCCACGTCACAAAAGAAATTCTAGACATCAGGCCAGGCGAAGCACTCGCTGTCAACTTCACTCTGCAGCTACACCACACACCAGATGAGAGCGTGGACGTCAACAACCCACGGGACGGGCTACTCCGGATGGTGAAAGGGCTGTCCCCGAAGGTGACCACGCTGGTGGAGCAGGAGTCGCACACCAACACGACACCATTCCTGATGAGGTTCAGCGAGACTATGGACTACTACTCGGCCATGTTCGAGTCAATCGACGCGAACCTGCCCCGGGACAGGAAGGAGCGGATAAACGTGGAGCAGCACTGCCTTGCCAAGGACATTGTGAACATCATCGCCTGTGAGGGGAAGGACCGGGTGGAGCGGCATGAGCTCCTGGGCAAGTGGAAGTCGAGGCTGACCATGGCTGGGTTCAAGCCGTACCCGCTAAGCTCATACGTGAACTCTGTGATCAGGAAGCTCCTCGCGTGCTA